A part of Streptomyces sp. NBC_01451 genomic DNA contains:
- a CDS encoding DUF397 domain-containing protein → MHHPTHPHHTHAHPNHSGHSHPVRNGMPARELGSRGWSKPWSDDAGGACVEVKKLADGRVAVRQSTDPDSPALVFTPHEMTSFLAGVKAGVADFLL, encoded by the coding sequence ATGCACCACCCCACGCACCCCCATCACACGCACGCCCACCCCAACCACTCCGGCCACTCCCACCCCGTACGCAACGGCATGCCGGCCCGTGAACTCGGTTCCCGGGGCTGGTCCAAGCCGTGGAGCGACGACGCGGGCGGTGCCTGCGTCGAAGTGAAGAAGCTCGCCGACGGCCGGGTCGCCGTCCGGCAGTCGACCGACCCCGACAGTCCGGCCCTGGTCTTCACCCCGCACGAGATGACGAGTTTCCTGGCCGGCGTCAAGGCGGGTGTCGCAGACTTTCTGCTCTGA
- a CDS encoding LacI family DNA-binding transcriptional regulator: MTRSAGGGAAPKGRSRRNFAGARPVMDDVARLAGVSKQTVSRVLNDNPAVRAETRESVLEAMRSLGYRPSRSARSLASGRTRMLGVISFDAARYGPASTLTAINTAAQDAGYLVSSIALDTADRNTVVEAVDRLSAEGADGVIAIAPQRRVGRALAEAHLDIPLVVMDNALDDDTPMVTADSRGGARLATEHLLGLGHRTVRHIAGPTGWTSAERRAASWRETLEKAGAHVPEPLVGDWSADSGYELGRRLARDPAVTAVFASNDQMALGALRAFHEAGRRVPHDVSVVGYDDIPEAAHLLPPLTTIRTDFQEIGTRSLRLLLARIDGREETGADAGAVVSVIPAHLIVRRSTGPAPDQNPPGRS; the protein is encoded by the coding sequence ATGACCCGAAGTGCCGGTGGCGGCGCTGCCCCCAAGGGACGCAGCCGGCGCAACTTCGCGGGCGCGAGGCCGGTGATGGACGACGTGGCGCGGCTGGCCGGAGTCTCCAAGCAGACGGTGTCGCGGGTGCTCAACGACAATCCGGCCGTACGGGCCGAGACCCGCGAGTCGGTGCTGGAGGCCATGCGGTCGCTCGGGTACCGGCCGAGCCGCAGTGCGCGCTCGCTGGCCAGCGGACGGACCCGGATGCTCGGGGTGATCTCCTTCGACGCGGCCCGCTACGGGCCCGCCTCCACGCTCACCGCGATCAACACCGCCGCCCAGGACGCCGGGTACCTCGTCAGCTCCATCGCCCTCGACACCGCCGACCGGAACACCGTCGTCGAGGCCGTGGACCGGCTGTCGGCGGAGGGCGCCGACGGGGTCATCGCCATCGCCCCGCAGCGGCGCGTCGGCAGGGCGCTCGCCGAGGCCCACCTCGACATCCCTCTCGTGGTGATGGACAACGCCCTCGACGACGACACCCCCATGGTCACCGCCGACTCCCGGGGCGGGGCACGCCTGGCCACCGAACACCTCCTGGGCCTGGGCCACCGTACGGTCCGGCACATCGCCGGACCGACCGGCTGGACGTCCGCCGAGCGCCGGGCCGCGAGCTGGCGCGAGACCCTGGAGAAGGCCGGGGCACACGTGCCCGAGCCGCTCGTCGGCGACTGGAGCGCCGACTCCGGGTACGAGCTGGGCCGCCGGCTCGCCCGCGATCCGGCCGTCACCGCCGTCTTCGCCTCCAACGACCAGATGGCGCTCGGCGCGCTGCGTGCCTTCCACGAGGCCGGCCGCCGGGTCCCGCACGACGTCAGCGTCGTCGGCTACGACGACATCCCGGAAGCCGCCCATCTGCTGCCCCCGCTCACCACCATCCGTACCGACTTCCAGGAGATCGGCACCCGTTCCCTGCGGCTGCTCCTGGCGCGGATCGACGGCCGGGAGGAGACGGGCGCGGACGCCGGCGCCGTGGTCTCCGTCATCCCCGCCCACCTCATCGTGCGACGCAGCACGGGTCCCGCACCGGACCAGAACCCGCCGGGCAGGTCCTAA
- a CDS encoding ATP-binding protein has protein sequence MFGLPATPASVSAARRKVRELLDTWGVDTDTSDNALLVTSELVTNALTHTASERIVCRLHLSAGRLHLEVEDENRGGTLPAQRRPGPDEQCGRGLLLVGMLSSDWGVRDAPHGSGRVVWAELLTEQAKSADTVPPAAPATASAPATASAPATVATTATAVTTAGASATASVPVTASAPAAATVPAEMPAPVAGVAPAERASAAESAVVEPDAPAPAGSTDVLPPTPPPAHAAAPVPAFPPTAPAPHAIQAAAPAFWHPSALHRTRPVPHSAEGLASHGPYGTPAPHPPYSRS, from the coding sequence ATGTTCGGTCTGCCCGCGACTCCCGCCTCCGTGAGCGCCGCCCGCCGGAAGGTGCGCGAGCTGCTCGACACCTGGGGGGTCGACACCGACACCTCCGACAACGCCCTTCTGGTGACCTCCGAGCTCGTCACCAACGCCCTCACCCACACCGCCAGCGAGCGGATCGTGTGCCGGCTTCACCTCTCCGCCGGGCGGCTGCACCTCGAGGTCGAGGACGAGAACCGCGGCGGGACCCTGCCGGCCCAGCGCAGGCCCGGCCCCGACGAGCAGTGCGGACGCGGACTCCTGCTGGTCGGGATGCTGAGCAGCGACTGGGGCGTCCGCGACGCCCCGCACGGTTCCGGGCGTGTCGTCTGGGCCGAACTCCTCACGGAGCAGGCCAAGTCGGCCGACACCGTCCCGCCGGCGGCGCCGGCCACGGCATCGGCGCCGGCCACGGCATCGGCGCCGGCCACGGTGGCGACAACGGCCACGGCGGTGACAACGGCCGGGGCATCGGCAACGGCATCGGTACCGGTCACGGCATCGGCGCCGGCCGCAGCGACGGTTCCTGCCGAGATGCCGGCGCCGGTCGCGGGAGTGGCTCCCGCCGAGCGCGCGTCGGCCGCCGAGAGCGCCGTCGTCGAGCCGGACGCACCGGCCCCGGCCGGATCCACCGACGTCCTCCCCCCGACTCCTCCCCCCGCCCACGCCGCCGCACCCGTACCCGCCTTTCCCCCGACCGCACCCGCCCCCCACGCCATACAGGCCGCCGCACCCGCCTTCTGGCACCCGTCGGCCCTGCACCGCACCCGGCCCGTCCCCCACTCGGCCGAAGGACTCGCCTCACATGGACCGTATGGAACGCCAGCACCGCACCCCCCGTACTCCCGCTCCTGA
- a CDS encoding helix-turn-helix domain-containing protein, whose product MTAETDWGGAPSVLRMILGRQLEELRTRAGLTFEDAGVAIGVSHSTIRRMEAAKVARLRLPDVEKLLQTYGVTDHQEIDTFLKSVREANKRGWWHNYRDVLPDWFAAYLSLEQAALQIRAYEAQFVPGLFQTADYARALLGAGNPHGSSEATDRRVALRLRRQELLTRPAPPRVWIVMDETVLRWPVGGPEVMRAQIDHLIAMNALPHVTLQIMPFGNGPHPAMRAGAFHLFRFRAPELPDIVYLSGLVGAVYLDKGDDVVVYREALDRLGAQSAPARKTEALLGAIRKEL is encoded by the coding sequence GTGACCGCGGAGACCGACTGGGGCGGCGCCCCCTCCGTCCTGCGCATGATCCTCGGCAGACAGCTGGAGGAGCTGCGGACGCGCGCCGGTCTCACGTTCGAGGACGCGGGTGTGGCGATCGGCGTCAGCCACTCCACGATCCGCAGGATGGAAGCGGCCAAGGTGGCCCGGCTCCGCCTGCCGGACGTCGAGAAGCTGCTGCAGACGTACGGGGTGACGGACCATCAGGAGATCGACACGTTCCTGAAGTCGGTCCGCGAGGCCAACAAGCGCGGCTGGTGGCACAACTACCGGGACGTACTGCCCGACTGGTTCGCCGCGTATCTGAGCCTGGAACAGGCGGCGTTGCAGATCCGTGCGTACGAGGCGCAGTTCGTGCCGGGTCTGTTCCAGACGGCGGACTACGCGCGGGCGCTGCTGGGCGCCGGCAATCCGCACGGCTCGTCGGAGGCGACGGACCGCCGGGTGGCGCTGCGCCTGCGCCGCCAGGAACTGCTCACCCGCCCGGCGCCGCCGCGGGTGTGGATCGTGATGGACGAGACCGTGCTGCGGTGGCCGGTCGGCGGTCCGGAGGTGATGCGCGCGCAGATCGACCATCTGATCGCGATGAACGCGCTGCCCCATGTGACCCTGCAGATCATGCCGTTCGGCAACGGCCCGCATCCCGCGATGCGGGCCGGAGCGTTCCATCTCTTCCGGTTCAGGGCACCCGAGTTGCCGGACATCGTCTATCTGAGCGGTCTGGTCGGCGCGGTGTATCTCGACAAGGGCGACGACGTCGTCGTCTATCGAGAGGCTCTGGACCGGTTGGGCGCGCAGTCGGCGCCCGCCAGAAAGACCGAGGCCCTCCTCGGTGCGATTCGCAAGGAGCTCTGA
- a CDS encoding SAM-dependent methyltransferase — protein MPDNGWPADRIDTENAHSARIYDYILGGKDYYPADKEAGDAMSHEWPALPIHMKANRDWMNRAVAYLAKEAGIRQFLDIGTGIPTSPNLHEIAQSVAPESRVVYVDNDPIVLTLSQGLLASTPEGRTAYIEADFQHPEAILDSPDFRETLDLTKPVALTVIAIVHFVMDEDDAVGIVRRLLEPLPSGSYLAMTIGTAEFAPEEVGRVAREYKARNMPMRLRTFPEAEEFFEGLDLVEPGIVQVHKWHPDATSGEGIRDEDIAMYGAVARKP, from the coding sequence GTGCCCGACAACGGATGGCCGGCCGACCGAATCGACACGGAGAACGCACACTCCGCGCGGATCTACGACTACATCCTCGGCGGCAAGGACTACTACCCCGCCGACAAGGAAGCGGGCGACGCCATGTCGCACGAGTGGCCCGCCCTGCCGATCCACATGAAGGCCAACCGCGACTGGATGAACCGTGCGGTGGCCTACCTCGCCAAGGAGGCGGGCATCCGCCAGTTCCTCGACATAGGCACCGGCATCCCCACCTCCCCCAACCTGCACGAGATCGCCCAGTCGGTGGCCCCCGAGTCCCGGGTGGTCTACGTCGACAACGACCCGATCGTCCTCACTCTCTCCCAGGGCCTGCTGGCCAGCACGCCTGAGGGCCGGACGGCGTACATCGAGGCCGACTTCCAGCACCCGGAGGCCATTCTCGACTCCCCCGACTTCCGCGAGACCCTCGACCTGACCAAGCCGGTCGCCCTCACGGTGATCGCCATCGTCCACTTCGTCATGGACGAGGACGACGCGGTGGGCATCGTCCGCCGTCTCCTCGAACCCCTCCCCTCGGGCAGCTACCTGGCGATGACCATCGGCACCGCCGAGTTCGCCCCGGAGGAGGTGGGCCGGGTCGCCCGCGAGTACAAGGCCCGCAACATGCCGATGCGCCTGCGTACGTTCCCGGAGGCGGAGGAGTTCTTCGAGGGCCTCGACCTGGTCGAGCCGGGCATCGTCCAGGTGCACAAGTGGCACCCGGACGCCACGAGCGGCGAGGGGATCAGGGACGAGGACATCGCCATGTACGGGGCGGTGGCCCGGAAGCCGTAG
- a CDS encoding glycoside hydrolase family 35 protein: MPALTTTSDGFLLHGEPFRIISGAMHYFRVHPDQWADRLRKARLMGLNTVETYVPWNLHQPEPGTLALDGILDLPRYLRLAKAEGLHVLLRPGPFICAEWDGGGLPSWLTTDPGIRLRSSDPRFTGAIDRYLDLLLPPLLPYLAESGGPVIAVQVENEYGAYGDDTAYLEHLAEALRSRGIRELLFTCDQANPEHLAAGSLPGVLTTGTFGSKVAASLDQLRAHQPEGPLMCSEFWIGWFDHWGEEHHTRDAADAAADLDRLLAAGASVNIYMFHGGTNFAFTNGANHDHAYQPMVTSYDYDAALTENGDPGPKYHAFRDVIARHAPVPDEPVPVASVKLPPTTVELGQRAPLLPNVGLLAKPVRTEDPVTMDELGLRAGYVLYSTTAPLAGDGLLHFEGGVGDRAQVFVDGAPVGVLERERHDESLPVRIPFAGAAVDVLVENMGGVNYGPRIGSPKGLLGAVAFNGTALHGWDSHPLTLDDLSALPFAPSDATPAAQPTFYRGTFEVVTAADTFLSLPGWTKGQAWINGFHLGRYWNRGPQRTLYVPAPVLRPGANDLLLLELTATTSAQALLTDTPDLGPVKP, encoded by the coding sequence ATGCCCGCTCTGACAACGACGTCCGACGGTTTCCTGCTGCACGGTGAACCGTTCCGGATCATCTCCGGCGCGATGCACTACTTCCGCGTCCACCCCGACCAGTGGGCCGACCGGCTGCGCAAGGCCCGCCTGATGGGCCTCAACACCGTCGAGACGTACGTCCCCTGGAACCTCCACCAGCCCGAGCCCGGCACCCTCGCCCTCGACGGCATCCTCGACCTGCCACGGTATCTGCGGCTGGCCAAGGCGGAGGGGCTGCACGTACTGCTGCGGCCCGGCCCCTTCATCTGCGCCGAGTGGGACGGCGGCGGGCTGCCCTCCTGGCTCACCACCGACCCCGGCATCCGGCTGCGCTCCAGCGACCCCCGGTTCACGGGCGCCATCGACCGCTACCTCGACCTGCTGCTGCCGCCCCTGCTGCCGTACCTCGCGGAGTCCGGCGGGCCCGTCATCGCCGTCCAGGTGGAGAACGAGTACGGGGCGTACGGCGACGACACCGCGTATCTCGAACACCTCGCGGAGGCCCTGCGTTCGCGTGGGATCAGGGAGTTGCTCTTCACCTGCGACCAGGCCAACCCCGAGCACCTCGCGGCGGGCAGCCTTCCCGGGGTGCTCACCACAGGCACCTTCGGCAGCAAAGTCGCCGCGTCTCTGGACCAGTTGAGGGCGCATCAGCCCGAAGGGCCCCTGATGTGCTCCGAGTTCTGGATCGGCTGGTTCGACCACTGGGGCGAGGAGCACCACACCCGGGACGCCGCCGACGCCGCCGCCGACCTGGACCGGCTGTTGGCTGCGGGCGCCTCCGTCAACATCTACATGTTCCACGGCGGAACCAACTTCGCCTTCACCAACGGCGCCAACCACGACCACGCCTACCAGCCCATGGTCACGTCCTACGACTACGACGCCGCCCTCACCGAGAACGGTGACCCCGGCCCGAAGTACCACGCCTTCCGTGACGTGATCGCCCGCCACGCCCCCGTCCCCGACGAGCCGGTCCCCGTGGCTAGCGTCAAACTGCCGCCCACCACTGTCGAGTTGGGGCAGCGGGCGCCCCTGCTGCCCAACGTGGGGCTCCTCGCCAAGCCCGTGCGCACCGAGGACCCGGTGACCATGGACGAACTGGGGCTGCGTGCCGGGTACGTGCTCTACAGCACCACCGCTCCCCTCGCGGGCGACGGGCTGCTCCACTTCGAGGGCGGTGTCGGCGACCGGGCTCAGGTCTTCGTCGATGGCGCCCCCGTCGGCGTACTCGAGCGCGAGCGGCACGACGAGTCCCTGCCGGTCCGGATTCCCTTTGCCGGGGCGGCGGTCGACGTGCTCGTGGAGAACATGGGCGGGGTCAACTACGGGCCCCGCATCGGTTCCCCCAAGGGGCTCCTCGGAGCGGTCGCCTTCAACGGCACCGCGCTGCACGGCTGGGACAGCCACCCTCTCACCCTCGACGACCTCAGCGCGCTGCCCTTCGCCCCCTCGGACGCGACCCCGGCTGCCCAACCCACCTTCTACAGAGGCACGTTCGAGGTCGTCACCGCCGCCGACACCTTCCTGTCGCTGCCCGGCTGGACCAAGGGCCAGGCCTGGATCAACGGCTTCCACCTGGGCCGCTACTGGAACCGCGGACCGCAGCGCACCCTCTACGTGCCCGCGCCCGTACTGCGCCCGGGCGCCAACGACCTGCTGCTCCTTGAGCTGACCGCGACCACCTCCGCGCAGGCCCTGCTCACCGACACCCCCGACCTCGGCCCGGTGAAGCCATGA
- a CDS encoding beta-galactosidase → MTRHFLRVPASAGPPLTGHLPFSDAPGVADPIGVTSRWFTRGGRPWFPVSGEFHYTRYPAGEWEEELLKMKAAGVTAVASYLIWIHHEEIEGRVRFDGDRDLRRFAELCARHGLDFIPRIGPWSHAEVRNGGLPDWLLARTRAPRTDDPAYLEPVRGWFTAIAEQLKGLDRAHGGPIVGIQIENELYDQPGHLLTLKRMAQEAGLSAPLWTSTAWGGVQLPPDELLPLYGGYTETFWTEWDGGWPDTCRKHFFFTHQRDDEGIGADLRPTHVRGGEPAATDRFPWATCELGGGMAVAYHRRPRVDAADIGALGLTKIGCGSVWQGYYMFHGGTNPAGELTTLQESHATDYPNDLPVLTYDFQAPLGEYGQYRPSYDELRLQHLLLADFGERVAPMESVLPARQPAGQDDRETLRWAVRSDGGSGFLFVNNHQPHEPLPDHPDTSFTVEFPDAPELAFPSTPVTVPQGAYFCWPLRLDVAGLRLDWATAQPVCTVDVGGRTVLVLAATDGIPVELALDIGTLRYVHTPMGQVESVDGRFLVTGLRPGTDALVEVGTVDGGQVGLLVLDAATARTAYRGVAWGAERLVLCGAGDGVVFDEPAGEVRLHSAAPQTSFAVLPAPERPPGGNPAVAPDGVFTRYTLPAGEDRGPGRSGTLGVTLVRPAGPAPGTVTGVLDRAGAPADKYFDTSAAEYLIDVPEELPRTGTLLRIHWTGDVARAHVGDTLVADQFFAGRVWEIGLDRLPDDALRAGGLRVRVLPFPADAPVHLPVPLPVGEAGIARVEWVTVRTHVLGG, encoded by the coding sequence ATGACCCGCCACTTCCTCCGGGTCCCCGCGAGCGCAGGGCCCCCGCTCACCGGCCATCTCCCCTTCTCCGACGCGCCGGGAGTCGCCGACCCGATCGGGGTGACCAGCCGCTGGTTCACCCGGGGCGGGCGTCCCTGGTTCCCCGTCTCCGGCGAGTTCCACTACACCCGCTACCCGGCGGGGGAGTGGGAGGAGGAGCTGCTGAAGATGAAGGCGGCCGGTGTGACGGCCGTCGCCAGCTACCTCATCTGGATCCACCACGAGGAGATCGAGGGCCGGGTCCGCTTCGACGGCGACCGCGACCTGCGCCGCTTCGCCGAACTCTGCGCCCGTCACGGCCTGGACTTCATCCCGCGCATCGGCCCCTGGAGCCACGCCGAGGTCCGCAACGGCGGACTGCCGGACTGGCTGCTAGCCCGCACCCGCGCACCCCGCACCGACGACCCCGCCTATCTGGAACCCGTACGCGGCTGGTTCACCGCGATCGCCGAGCAGTTGAAGGGGCTCGACCGGGCGCACGGCGGCCCGATCGTGGGCATCCAGATCGAGAACGAGCTGTACGACCAGCCGGGCCACCTCCTCACCCTGAAGCGGATGGCGCAGGAGGCCGGGCTGAGCGCCCCGCTCTGGACCTCGACGGCCTGGGGCGGGGTCCAACTCCCGCCCGACGAACTGCTTCCGCTCTACGGCGGCTACACCGAGACCTTCTGGACGGAGTGGGACGGCGGCTGGCCCGACACCTGCCGCAAGCACTTCTTCTTCACCCATCAGCGCGACGACGAGGGCATCGGCGCCGACCTGCGCCCGACACACGTACGGGGTGGTGAACCGGCGGCGACCGACCGATTCCCCTGGGCCACCTGTGAGTTGGGCGGCGGGATGGCCGTGGCCTACCATCGTCGGCCACGTGTCGACGCCGCCGACATCGGCGCCCTCGGGCTCACGAAGATCGGGTGCGGCTCGGTCTGGCAGGGCTACTACATGTTCCACGGCGGCACCAACCCGGCGGGCGAGCTGACCACCCTCCAGGAGTCCCACGCGACCGACTACCCGAACGACCTGCCCGTCCTGACGTACGACTTCCAGGCACCGCTCGGCGAGTACGGGCAGTACCGGCCCTCCTACGACGAACTGCGCCTCCAGCACCTGCTGTTGGCGGACTTCGGTGAGCGCGTCGCACCCATGGAGTCCGTGCTGCCCGCGCGGCAGCCGGCCGGGCAGGACGACCGGGAGACACTGCGGTGGGCCGTGCGGAGCGACGGCGGATCCGGTTTCCTCTTCGTCAACAACCACCAGCCGCACGAGCCGTTGCCGGACCACCCGGACACCTCGTTCACCGTGGAGTTCCCGGACGCGCCGGAACTGGCTTTTCCCAGCACACCGGTGACGGTTCCTCAGGGAGCCTATTTCTGCTGGCCGTTACGTCTCGACGTCGCCGGACTCCGGCTCGACTGGGCCACCGCCCAGCCGGTGTGCACGGTCGACGTCGGCGGACGCACCGTCCTGGTGCTGGCTGCCACGGACGGGATCCCCGTCGAACTCGCCCTGGACATCGGGACGTTGAGATACGTGCACACGCCCATGGGGCAGGTGGAGTCCGTCGACGGACGTTTCCTCGTCACCGGACTGCGGCCCGGGACGGACGCCCTCGTCGAGGTCGGGACGGTGGACGGCGGACAGGTCGGCCTGCTGGTGCTGGACGCGGCGACCGCCCGTACCGCATACCGGGGCGTGGCCTGGGGGGCCGAGCGGCTCGTCCTGTGCGGCGCCGGGGACGGCGTCGTCTTCGACGAGCCGGCCGGTGAGGTCCGGCTGCACAGCGCGGCGCCGCAGACGTCGTTCGCCGTGCTGCCCGCGCCCGAGCGGCCTCCCGGCGGGAACCCGGCGGTGGCCCCCGACGGGGTGTTCACCCGCTACACGCTCCCGGCCGGCGAAGACCGCGGCCCCGGCCGCTCCGGCACCCTCGGCGTGACCCTCGTCCGGCCCGCCGGGCCCGCGCCCGGCACCGTCACCGGTGTGCTGGACCGGGCCGGCGCCCCCGCCGACAAGTACTTCGACACGTCCGCCGCCGAGTACCTCATCGACGTACCGGAGGAACTCCCGCGCACCGGAACGCTGTTGCGCATCCACTGGACCGGGGACGTGGCCCGCGCCCATGTCGGGGACACGCTGGTCGCCGACCAGTTCTTCGCGGGGCGGGTCTGGGAGATCGGCCTCGACCGGCTGCCGGACGACGCGCTGCGCGCCGGCGGGCTGCGGGTGAGGGTGCTGCCGTTCCCCGCCGACGCACCCGTGCACCTGCCGGTGCCCCTGCCGGTGGGGGAGGCCGGGATCGCGCGGGTCGAGTGGGTCACGGTCCGGACTCACGTGCTCGGAGGGTAG